CGTATTAAAATTCAAATTTAATTAATAAATACTGAATTGATTAACTTTGAGAAAATTTAAAAAATATGAAGAAGAAATTTTCTTTTTTCCTTTTTCTTTTAACGGTGGGTGCTGCCAACGCACAGGTCGAAGAGAAAAAACTGGACGAGCTGGTTCAAAATACCTTAAAAACTTTTGACGTTCCGGGAATGTCTGTCGGAATTATCAAAGATGGAAAAGTGATTTATTCTAAAGGGTTTGGCGTTCGTTCGTTAACCACAAAACAACCCATGGACGATAATACTTTAGTTGGAATTGCTTCCAATTCTAAAGGTTTTACGTGTACGGCTTTGGCGATTTTGGCAGATGAAGGAAAACTGGATTGGGATGATAAAGTTTCAAAATATATTCCTGAATTTCAGATGTATGATGCGCATGTTTCCCAAAATGTAACGATCAAAGATTTGGTAACGCACAGAGCTGGTTTAGGTTTGGGACAGGGCGATCTGATGTTTTTTCCTGAAGGCGGAAATCTGACGGTGAATGACATTGTTCATAACGTAAGATATCTGAAGCCTGAAAATCCTTTCAGAACGACTTTGGATTATAATAATATCATGTTTATTGTTGCCGGAGAAGTTATCCACAGAGTTTCCGGATTAAGCTGGGCTGAATTTATTGAGCAGAGAATTATGAAACCTGTCGGAATGACTTCAAGTTTTGGAAGCTACAACAGAGCAAAGGCAGTTGCTAATAAAATTGATGCACACGCGCCGGTAGATGGAAAAGCAATCGCTGTTCCTCACGATTGGAATGAAACAGGAAATGCAGCGGGAGGAATTATGAGTAATATCAAAGACATGACGACGTGGGCAGAATGTCTATTAAATAATTTCACAACCAAAGACGGTAAAAAATTGGTTTCAGATAAAAATGTTCAGCAGCTTTGGAGCTTACAGATTCCAGATAAAGTGGCGGCTAAAAATCCTTATGACACCAGCTTTTATGGTTACGGAATGGGTTGGTTTCTAAGTGATGTGAAAGGGCATAAGCAGATTCAGCATACAGGCGGATTGATCGGTACGGTGACTCAGTTTACTTTGATTCCTGATCTTAAATTAGGAATTGTAGTATTGACTAATCAACAATCAGGTGCTGCTTTCAACACCATTACAAACACCGTGAAAGATTCTTATCTTGGAGTGGCAGACAGAAACTGGTTGAAAACTTACGGCGAACGAATGATAAAAGTGGATGAACTTTATGATAAACAGAAAAAAGAAGCTTTTGCTAAATCTGAAACCTTTAAAAAAGAGAAAAATCTTCATCCAAAATCTGAACAGTTTGTAGGAACTTACCATGACGTTTGGTTTGGCGATGTAGATATTGCTCAACAAGGAAATATGTACAGACTTTCATGTAAAAATTCTCCACGGTTAAAAGGTGAATTATTGCCTTTCTCCAATAATTCTTTCATCATCAAATGGGACGACAGAAGCTATGATGCCGATTCTTACATTATATTTAATTATGATGAATCCGGAAAAGCACAGTCTGCAAAATTAAAAGCTATTTCTGATGTTACGGATTTCAGCTTTGATTTTGATGATTTGGATTTAATTAGAAAATAATTTCAACAGGAATTATTCCTTTAAACCTGAGTTTGATTAAAATAAATAATTTAAAATATTAATTTTAAGATTGTTAACATGTATGCCGATAGCGTGGCTTCAGCCCAATGATAAAATCCCAAATCAAATAGGGGCTTTCATACAAATTGATTATAAATTTCGGCTAAAGCCTCTAGGAGTCTCATCTTTTTTAGACGGGCTGAAGCCCGTCCCTATCAATCTGGTAGAATATTTTACTAATCGAACTCAGGTTTTAAGACATTAATAGATAGTAATTAAATCTTAGCGTTAAGAAAAGAGTCACTTCATTCAACGCAAAGATTAGATTTACCTATTTATCGCTACCCATAAGGGATTACCCAATGAAACTAAGGTTGCTTAATCAGCTTTTTGCTTATTTCTCCTATTTTAAGAATATAATTGCCTGGCTGAAGGGTTCCACAGTATATTCTGCTATTATTAATCAGCCCCGACTGTATTTGTCTTCCACTGAGATCAAAAATTGTATATTCTTTTTCTGAAGTACCTTTTACCGTTACAAATTCTTTTACCGGATTCGGGAAAATGCTGAAATTATTTTTAAGGCTAACCTCTGAAGTATTCAGGGTATCAAGCTGCCCTGTAAAAATTGCATTCGCGAAAATATCTCCCACATACATCGTGTTATTATTAATTATTATTCTTGAGGCATGACTGAATAGAGAAGAAGTGAGGGTTACCGATACATTGGGAGGACTCTGATTCAGATTAATCTTTGAGATATTGTTCTCTTCTGGTAAGGCTACGTAAAGTTCATTATTTCTTGAAGCTAAACCAGAAGGATAGCTGTAAGTATTGAACTGATGAACCAGCGTATTGCTCCCCGGAATAGTGAGATTCATTTTAGAAACCCTGTCCAGTATTCGCTCGGTATAGTATATTTCATTCCCGATGATCTCGATATCAAAAGGTTTCTTAGCTTCTGTAACGACTATCGGAAGAGATGAAGGTTGGGAAACATCAAATTTAAAAATCTGATCGGAGCCTGATGAGGCAATATAGAGATCATTATTCAGAAACTCTAAACCAATGGGAAAAGTAATTCCGTTAACAAGGATTTCTGAATCTGTTCCCGGAGAAGCAAGGTTCTTTTTTCTGATTCTGTTTCCATTGAATTCAGAGATGTAAAGGACATTATCCTTTAAAGCAAAACCATAAGGTCTGAGAATATTTTCAACAACCGCTACGGGAGGAAGACTGGGGTTAAAAAGATCTACTTTTACGACTTTATCCTGATCGTAAAGTCCGATGTAAAGTATATTCTTATCGATAAGCATTGCATTGGGACCGCCTGCGAGATCCATTAATTTTGTTGCGACGTTCTGAGCACGTATTTCAGTATTGAAAAGCATAAGGAACAAGATACCCAAAAAATGGAATTTTTTTTCACTTTGTTTTTATTTAGAATAATTAAAGACAAAATTACCCCCATGGTTTTATAATCCCAAGTCTATCTGTCACAATTTTTAAAATGACAGATAAGTTCAAAATGACAATTCCTGTATTTTTTTAATTAAAATATATATTTAAAGCATGGAAAATAAGTTAATTATCGATTTGTAAAAAGTGTAACGGTTAAATTGCTCTGTTTTTAGTAAATTATTTTATTTACTCCCCGGTTTTTGTATGTTTAAAAAAAACATATTTTTCCGAAATAAAGATAAATTTATTCCTTTATCCTCCTAGCAACCTTTTTTTTGAAGGGTAATAGATTCCTGTTTTAGCTGTGGGTGAAAATAGGATTTTACTTAGAGTTTTAGTTTACTGGTGCTTACGATTGGTTTGGAACTTTTTTATCTTAAGATGTGTTGAGGGAAATCACGAATGATAAGTGAAAGATACATTAAAAAAGAGGGTAGATCGAGCTGAAATCAGTTTACGGTCTATTATAAAAATTAGGTATTCGGGATCATTTAAAAAAAGGAAAATACTTTATGTTTTCAGCTTCTTTTTTAGAAGGCAGATGAATTCTCTGTGTAAAGCTACATCCGCCTATTGATTCTTCTGAACTCAATGCAATAGGCTTTGCTTTTACATCACATTCTGGAGACAGGAAAAAAGGTAATTCCTTATTAAGATATCAATACATAAAACACGAGTAAAATGTGAACAGGCTTTTCAATATGGCGCCCACAGTAAAATATCTCTTTTGTCCTGTGAAAAGAGTAGTTGTAAAGGCTAAATACTAAAAGTTTCGGACTATTATTAGATTTTTCCCGGATCATAGAAGAATAGGAGCTTCTTTTTAGCCCCATCGAATTCCGACCAGGAATTGCAGTCGATCTCAAAACCGGCAACACCGCAGGTCGGGAAATGGAAAATATCTTCTGACATAGAATTGGCAAAATTGGAAATCCCGTTATTGTGGGAGAAAAATGCAACCGATTCGTGGCTGTCGTCTAAATCATAAATGACCGATTCAAAATTACTTTCTGAAGGATGATAAAGTTTTTCATCAGTCATGATATGGATATGGTAAGTCTGATTGAAAATTTTACATGTATTCAGTGCCCGAACCGCCGGGCTCGAAACAAAGGAATCAATAGAAATGTTGTTTTCTTTCATAAACCGTGACATGTGCATGGCCTCTTCTAATCCTTTGTCTGCCAATGGTCTGTCGAAGTCCTCTGTCTCTTCCGGCCAGTCGCTCTTTGCATGTCTTACGAGGATGAGTTTCTTCATATTTTCGTTTTTGGAAAATTAAAATTAGAAAAAAAATAACGGAATAAAACATGATTTATAAAAAAATCGATGTTGGGAATAAAATCATTAAAATTTACTAAATTTGCAGACTTATGGGACAGATCCTTGCAATAGACTATGGAAAGGCTCGTTGTGGCATTGCTGCGACGGATGATATGCAGATTATAGCGAGTGGTCTGGATACGTTACAAACTCCTTTATTGGTTGATTTTTTGAAAAAATATTTCAGCGAAAATAAGGTAGATGAATTTGTAATCGGCCTTCCTGTAGATTTGAGAGGAAATATTTCAGAAGTAGAAACTGACATTTTAAAGTTTATAGAAATTTTTCAAAAAGAATTTCCGACTGTAAAAGTGAATCGTCTGGATGAAAGGTTTACCTCAAAAATGGCTTCGTTTTTTATTTCTCAAAGTGGAAAAAGTAAAAAACAGAGACAGGAAAAGGGATTAATAGATAAAGTAAGTGCAACCATTATATTGCAGAATTTTTTAGAACAAAGAACAAGATGATTTTACCGATAAGAGCCTTTGGGGATTCAGTTTTAAGAAAAGTAGGGAAGGATATTGATAAAGATTATCCGGCGCTACAAGAGTTGATAGACAATATGTTTGAAACGATGTACAGTGCAAACGGTATAGGGCTGGCTGCACCGCAAATCGGGTTAGACATTCGTTTATTCGTGATAGACGTTACTCCTTTAGCAGATGATGAGGATTATGAAGATATTAAGGATGAATTGGCAGAGTTTAAAAAAGTTTTCATTAACGCAAGAATCTTAGAAGAATCTGGTGAAGAATGGAAGTTCAATGAAGGCTGTCTTTCTATTCCTGATGTGAGAGAAGACGTGAAGAGAAAGGAGACTATCGTTATTGAATATTATGATGAAAATTTTGTAAAACATACAGAAACTTTTTCCGATATTAGAGCCCGCGTAATTCAGCATGAATATGATCATATTGAAGGGGTTTTATTTACCGACCACTTAAGTGCTTTAAAAAAGAAATTGGTGAAAGGTAAATTGACGAAAATTACTCACGGGGACGTAAGCATCAGTTACAAAATGAGATTTCCAAAATAGTTTTGAATAATTAAAAAAAGAATAATAAAACGCAAAAATGCTGGTGTACTGAGCTTGACGAAGTGCATAGGCTAATTGCAGAATTTACAAAAAATAAAATTATGCTGTTAGAAAAAATAATTTCAATTTCCGGAAAACCAGGACTTTTCAAATTAGTTTCTCAATTAAGAAACGGATTTATTATTGAAGATGTTACCACTAAGAAAAAAGTAAGCATTGGAAACTCAAGCCAGGTAAGTTTGTTGGATAATATCGCGATGTTCACTTTTGATAAAGAAGTTCCTTTGTTTGAAGTTTTTGAAAATATTGCTAAAAACAATGAATACAAACAGGCTATCGCTCACAAATCCAGTGATGCTGAATTAAAAGACTTCATGTTAGCTTCACTTCCAAACTACGATACAGAAAGAGTATATGCTTCTGACATCAAAAAATTGGCACAGTGGTACAATATTCTTCAGAAAGCAGGATATATTACTCCGGACAGCTTCGTGAAAGCTGAGCCTGAAACATTAGACGGTGCACCGGCTGAAGAAGTAAGCTTAGAAACTGAAGCTCCTAAAAAAGTGGCTCCTAAAGCTGAAAAACCGGCAACCCCGAAAGTAAAAGCAACGGCAGCTCCGAAATCAGCTCCAAAAACGACGCAGTCTAAAAAAGGATAATTCTTTTTTGAACTCGAAATATCAACCTCATCAGAAATGATGAGGTTTTTTATTTGGTCATTACTAAAGGGGGAGGATTTCTGAAAAAATGCCTTTGGGAGTTACAGGAATTTTATCGAGGATGAAATAACAGGATTGCACGAATGCATCGACAAACTTAGCAGGACAATGTTGAAATTAGCGGTTACTATTAGAATTATCACACTGAACCTGTCGAAGTGTGTGGCTCCTTCGCGAATAACCAACAAAAAACATTTCATACTTTATCGATCTTTTGTTTCTGTATCAAAGAACATTAATCCCTAAATTTGTAAGACTTGAATTTTCAAATTATGAATACCAAACAGGAAAAACTGGAAGCTTTCGGAAGATTATTGGATATTATGGATGATCTGCGTGAGAAATGCCCGTGGGATCAAAAGCAAACCCTGGAATCGCTTCGTCATTTGACGTTAGAGGAAACCTATGAACTTTCGGATGCTATTTTACAAAACGATTTACAGGAGATAAAAAAAGAGTTGGGAGATGTGCTTTTACATCTTGTTTTTTATGCTAAAATTGGTTCGGAAAAGGAGAGCTTTGATATCGCAGATGTTATCAATTCATTAAACGAAAAACTGATCTTCCGTCACCCTCATATTTACGGTGATACCGAAGTAAAAGATGAAGAAGAAGTAAAGCAGAACTGGGAAAAATTAAAATTAAAAGAAGGCAATAAATCTATTTTGGGCGGAGTTCCAAAAAGTCTGCCGAGTTTGGTAAAAGCCTATAGAATTCAGGATAAAGTGAAAGGAATTGGTTTTGAATTTCACGATGCCGAAGATGCCTGGAAAAAAGTAGATGAAGAAATTCAGGAGTTTCATGCGGAAACAGATTTGGATAAAAAAGAGCAGGAATTAGGCGATGTCTTTTTCTCGTTGATTAATTATGCAAGAATTTCAGGAATTAACCCGGATTCTGCATTGGAAAGAACTAATTTAAAATTCATTTCAAGATTCCAGAAAATGGAACAGCTTGCAGCTGAGGCAGATTTTAAATTAGGTGAAATGACTTTGGAAGAAATGGATGTTTTGTGGGAAAAAGCGAAGCGTTTACAGTAAAAAATGAAAGTACACAATCCGACACAAAATAGATTGCAATATTTATTGGAATTTAAGCAGACAGAAAGAAAATGGCATTTTCCTGTTCTTGCAGCATTATGTATCGGAAGCTGTTTATTCATCGGTTATTTTTTAGGAAAACCGAATTACGGAAGCCTTTCCAGCTTGGGAGCATTAACGATTCTATATTTCACATCGGCGCCCATTACGCAAAGAATGATTCATCTGGTGACTTGTGCTTTTGGAATGGTTTTCTCGTTTACGATAAGTCTGTTTTTTGGTTTTAATGTCTACTTTTCAGCATTATCATTGGGGATAGTTGCATTTCTGGCTCATTTTATTTCATCTTATTTTAAAATTCCGCCGCCTGGAAATTTTTTCTTTATCATGGTTGCAGCAATGGCAAGTACCTTCAAATTTGATTTGGAAATGATTCCTACAAGAGTAGGACTGGTTGCAATGGGAGCCATTTTATCGTGTTCTTTTGCCTTTATCTATTCAGTTTTTGTTGAAAAAGGAAAAGTGGTAACAATTCCGAGAAGAGCATTTAGTAAAAGACGTTATACCAAATTTGTAGAAAGTACGATTATCGGGATTTTCATGGCTTTAACCTTAATTATCGGTCATGTTTTAAAGTTCAATAATACGTATTGGGTCTCTATTGCGGCCATTGCGATTATTCAGGGACGAAATTTTGAACATGTGCGACAACGAAATATGCACAGAATTTTAGGGACTTTTATTGGAATAGGTCTTGCATGGCTCATTCTGTTATTTGACCCTGAAAAGATTGTGACGATCGTTATTATCACCATTTTACAGTTTATCATTGAATTGATGGTGGTGAGAAATTATGGTTTAGCGGTGATTTTTATTACTCCTTTAACCATTCTTTTAGCAGAAACGGGAAGTGAGATTCATCATAATGTGGAACATTAGATGCACGCCAGATTGCTGGATACGATCATCGGAAGCCTGATAGGTCTGGCAGGAGGTTTTTTCCTTCACCATAAGAAGATTATTAATAACGTAGAGAAAAATATCAGATTCTCTTATTTTCAGTTTAAAAAATTAAAAAAATGAATATGTTGCGAACTCTTATCTTATCAGCATTCTTTTTGTGGAGCTGTAATCCGAAAGCTCAGGATTCGCCGAAAAATGAAGCATTACAAGTGGAATTTTCTTTACCTAAAAAGCTAAAAGAGGTTTCCGGAATCGCTTTGTCTCAGGATAAAAAAACAATTTGGGCCATAGAAGATCAGGGAAATAAAAATGTTGTTTATGGTTTGGATCTGCAGGGAAAACAAATTGCAGATGTTTTGGTGGAAAATGCAGAGAATAACGACTGGGAGGATATTATAAAAGATACTCAGGGAAATATCTATATCGGCGATTTCGGAAATAATGATAACAACCGCCAAAACCTTGCCATCTTAAAATTGGATCTGAAGGATGCTTCTCAAAAAAGTACGGAAGTTACTCAAACCACAAGATTTCATTATGAAGGTCAAACCGAATTTCCTCCAAAAAAATCGAATTGGCTGTATGATTGTGAAGCTTTCATAGAAATGGACGGAAATTTTTATCTTTTTACCAAGAACAGAAGCAAAGGTTTCGACGGAACTTTTCTTGTTTTTCAGGTTCCTAATAAAGAAGGCGATTTTGAAGCAAAATTGATTGCCCGATTGAAGCTAAAAGGTGGATACAGCGATGCCGCGATCACTTCAGCCGCGATCAACAGTACAAAAGATAAAATCGTTTTGCTTAATCATAAAAATATTCAGGTTTTAACCGGATTTACGGCTAATGATTTTTCTAAAGTAAATATCCAAAAAATCTCTTTACATCATAATTCTCAAAAGGAATCTGTTGTTTTTCTTAATGATAAAACATTGCTAATTGCTGATGAAAAGGATAAGAAAACGGGAGGGAATGTGTATAGATTTTCTTTTTAAGTATGTAAAGCTTATTTTTGCAAAAATTAAATTCATGATAATATGATAAAAAGAATAGTTTACTTTTTTTTTGCTTTAAGTATCATATCATGCAGTACATCTGATGAAGTTTTAGAAGAACAAAATAACCTACAGCAGGAAGACTTGCAGCCTGAGAAAATATTGCCTCCATATGTTTATACTAATGCCACATTTAGTACTGGAGGGTATTTTAAGTGTATATATGATAATGGCAGGCTAAGTAAAATATATGGTAAGTATGTGAAATCACAAACTATACAGTTTCCCGATACATTTAATTCAGATACATTCATTAGTTTAACTTATAATAATGATCAGGTAAAGCTAGAATATTCAGATAATTCTGATGAGTTTATTATTTACGAAACCGAAAATAATAGGCCTGTAAAATCAGAATTATATGTATATGATGAGCTGGTAACTTCCACAAAATATACTTATGAATCTGATAAAATAATGATTTATAAGGATACATACAATAAGAATAGGGAAGAGTTTATCACGTACTTCTTTGATTCAAATAAAAATTTAACTAAAAGTGAAAAATTGGAAAAATCTGGTGGTGTTGAAACTAAATTAACAGTTACTAATTATTCCAATTTTGATCATGCAAAAAATCCATTCAAAAAGTTAAGCTTGATAAATGATAATTTTTTTGAGAAAAGCTTGTCAGCAAATAATTAGTCGCTCCTTAAAAAGCTGTTTTTTGACTTTGAAAATTATATTTGCCTAAAAAGATTCGGAGAACAAGTTCGAGCCAAAGAAGAATTTGTTGTTTGATTTGATTCAATCTCATCTTCAAATTGTATCCAATCCCTGCTAATAATGCATTATTAATATCTCCAGCCACTCCTTTCAGGAAGTTTAATCCTAAGGAGTGGTTTCTTTTTAAATGAGAGATACAAGGTTCTATGGCTGCTCTTGCCCGGAATCTTAATCTGGCTACTTGTTGCCCATATTTTGTTTTTTCTTTTTTTGCGGGAAGCAAAATTGCTGTTCCTTCCACTTCTTTGATTCCTTTAAATCCTCTGTCTGTAGTGGCTTTCGTAGGTCTTGTTCCGCCAACGGATTTTCTTACCCTCTCACTCTGTGCCAATGATTCTTCAAGAGTTTTACTATCGTGAGGATTGCCAGAAAATCTCTTTACCGAGCTGATGATCCCTGTTTTCCGACCTCTTACTACTGCTACTTTTGTCCCAAACTCGTATGCTTTTCCCGATTTTCCTTTCGCAATACACGCAACTTGTGGCTCGTGAAGACTGTAAATTTTATCTTTCGTGGTACGTTCTTGGGTGAGTGCTTTAAGGTAAATTTTAAAAACGTCTTCGTAGCCTTTCAAAACATCTTTAGGAAGTTTTCTTTCCAATTCCCGAAGAACTCTTTTACCAATCGTCCTGAGCTTTTTCCTCGCCATTTTTGCCTTCTTCTGTCTTCTGGGATGATGTCCAAAAAAAGCGTCCCGCAATAATTGTTTGCTCACTCTTCTGTAGCTTTGTCTTTGTACAACGCTCTCTTTTTCTGCTATTTTTCTACAATTGTCGATTACTTTTTTTGCTAATTTGGCATCGGTAGGAAAGGTAATGTTCTTCTCCTGAACCGTCGTATCTACCTGAACTTCATCTTCTGTTTTGGCTTTGGGATGGAGAGAAACGCTTTGTCCCAAAAGAAATTCCAAACCCTTATCTCCAATTCTTTTTCTGAAGTGTACAAAATTGCTCGGATCGAAAGGCTGCTCTGTCTGGAAAAAGGTTTCTCCGGTAAAATATTGCCAATACGCATTCTCAATCCATCTCTCTATTACACTTTCATCACTTTCTTTAAACATTTCCTTGAGCAAAAGCATTCCTGCTATTTTACGGATAGCAATAGAAGGTCTTCCGTTTTCTGAAAATAATTTCTCAAACTCTGACTCCATTTTATCCCAGGAAATCTCCCCAGCTAATTTTACCACCGGATGCTCCATATTAATAAGCTCCGTAAGCCTGGTCTTGAATAAATTCTGCTGTAAATCCTCTCTTATTTTGCCTAACATTTTGCCACTTTTTATATCCTAAAAATACAATTTATTGCAATTTTTTACAACGATTTTTTACGAAATATAAGTGCATAAAAACTGATAATCAAAATATTACTTGGTTTTTAAGGAATGACTAATTATAGAAAAATAGAAGGGACCACGGAGTTGTTAAATACTCAAAATCCTTTTCCTAATGGTAATTTCAATTCAGAATGGACTTATCAGTATGATTCAAACGGACAGGTATTACTATACCATTCTTTATAAAAAAATCCGCAGAAAATTTCTGCGGATTTCTTATAATTAGTCATTCCTTAAAAACCAAGTAATATTTTGATTATCAGTTTTATGCACTTATATTTCGTAAAAAATCGTTGTAAAAAATTGCAATAAATTGTATTTTTAGGATATAAAAAGTGGCAAAATGTTAGGCAAAATAAGAGAGGATTTACAGCAGAATTTATTCAAGACCAGGCTTACGGAGCTTATTAATATGGAGCATCCGGTGGTAAAATTAGCTGGGGAGATTTCCTGGGATAAAATGGAGTCAGAGTTTGAGAAATTATTTTCAGAAAACGGAAGACCTTCTATTGCTATCCGTAAAATAGCAGGAATGCTTTTGCTCAAGGAAATGTTTAAAGAAAGTGATGAAAGTGTAATAGAGAGATGGATTGAGAATGCGTATTGGCAATATTTTACCGGAGAAACCTTTTTCCAGACAGAGCAGCCTTTCGATCCGAGCAATTTTGTACACTTCAGAAAAAGAATTGGAGATAAGGGTTTGGAATTTCTTTTGGGACAAAGCGTTTCTCTCCATCCCAAAGCCAAAACAGAAGATGAAGTTCAGGTAGATACGACGGTTCAGGAGAAGAACATTACCTTTCCTACCGATGCCAAATTAGCAAAAAAAGTAATCGACAATTGTAGAAAAATAGCAGAAAAAGAGAGCGTTGTACAAAGACAAAGCTACAGAAGAGTGAGCAAACAATTATTGCGGGACGCTTTTTTTGGACATCATCCCAGAAGACAGAAGAAGGCAAAAATGGCGAGGAAAAAGCTCAGGACGATTGGTAAAAGAGTTCTTCGGGAATTGGAAAGAAAACTTCCTAAAGATGTTTTGAAAGGCTACGAAGACGTTTTTAAAATTTACCTTAAAGCACTCACCCAAGAACGTACCACGAAAGATAAAATTTACAGTCTTCACGAGCCACAAGTTGCGTGTATTGCGAAAGGAAAATCGGGAAAAGCATACGAGTTTGGGACAAAAGTAGCAGTAGTAAGAGGTCGGAAAACAGGGATCATCAGCT
The sequence above is a segment of the Chryseobacterium sp. MYb264 genome. Coding sequences within it:
- a CDS encoding serine hydrolase; translation: MKKKFSFFLFLLTVGAANAQVEEKKLDELVQNTLKTFDVPGMSVGIIKDGKVIYSKGFGVRSLTTKQPMDDNTLVGIASNSKGFTCTALAILADEGKLDWDDKVSKYIPEFQMYDAHVSQNVTIKDLVTHRAGLGLGQGDLMFFPEGGNLTVNDIVHNVRYLKPENPFRTTLDYNNIMFIVAGEVIHRVSGLSWAEFIEQRIMKPVGMTSSFGSYNRAKAVANKIDAHAPVDGKAIAVPHDWNETGNAAGGIMSNIKDMTTWAECLLNNFTTKDGKKLVSDKNVQQLWSLQIPDKVAAKNPYDTSFYGYGMGWFLSDVKGHKQIQHTGGLIGTVTQFTLIPDLKLGIVVLTNQQSGAAFNTITNTVKDSYLGVADRNWLKTYGERMIKVDELYDKQKKEAFAKSETFKKEKNLHPKSEQFVGTYHDVWFGDVDIAQQGNMYRLSCKNSPRLKGELLPFSNNSFIIKWDDRSYDADSYIIFNYDESGKAQSAKLKAISDVTDFSFDFDDLDLIRK
- a CDS encoding T9SS type A sorting domain-containing protein, translated to MLFNTEIRAQNVATKLMDLAGGPNAMLIDKNILYIGLYDQDKVVKVDLFNPSLPPVAVVENILRPYGFALKDNVLYISEFNGNRIRKKNLASPGTDSEILVNGITFPIGLEFLNNDLYIASSGSDQIFKFDVSQPSSLPIVVTEAKKPFDIEIIGNEIYYTERILDRVSKMNLTIPGSNTLVHQFNTYSYPSGLASRNNELYVALPEENNISKINLNQSPPNVSVTLTSSLFSHASRIIINNNTMYVGDIFANAIFTGQLDTLNTSEVSLKNNFSIFPNPVKEFVTVKGTSEKEYTIFDLSGRQIQSGLINNSRIYCGTLQPGNYILKIGEISKKLIKQP
- a CDS encoding SixA phosphatase family protein, which encodes MKKLILVRHAKSDWPEETEDFDRPLADKGLEEAMHMSRFMKENNISIDSFVSSPAVRALNTCKIFNQTYHIHIMTDEKLYHPSESNFESVIYDLDDSHESVAFFSHNNGISNFANSMSEDIFHFPTCGVAGFEIDCNSWSEFDGAKKKLLFFYDPGKI
- the ruvX gene encoding Holliday junction resolvase RuvX, with translation MGQILAIDYGKARCGIAATDDMQIIASGLDTLQTPLLVDFLKKYFSENKVDEFVIGLPVDLRGNISEVETDILKFIEIFQKEFPTVKVNRLDERFTSKMASFFISQSGKSKKQRQEKGLIDKVSATIILQNFLEQRTR
- the def gene encoding peptide deformylase translates to MILPIRAFGDSVLRKVGKDIDKDYPALQELIDNMFETMYSANGIGLAAPQIGLDIRLFVIDVTPLADDEDYEDIKDELAEFKKVFINARILEESGEEWKFNEGCLSIPDVREDVKRKETIVIEYYDENFVKHTETFSDIRARVIQHEYDHIEGVLFTDHLSALKKKLVKGKLTKITHGDVSISYKMRFPK
- a CDS encoding DUF5606 family protein; its protein translation is MLLEKIISISGKPGLFKLVSQLRNGFIIEDVTTKKKVSIGNSSQVSLLDNIAMFTFDKEVPLFEVFENIAKNNEYKQAIAHKSSDAELKDFMLASLPNYDTERVYASDIKKLAQWYNILQKAGYITPDSFVKAEPETLDGAPAEEVSLETEAPKKVAPKAEKPATPKVKATAAPKSAPKTTQSKKG
- the mazG gene encoding nucleoside triphosphate pyrophosphohydrolase translates to MNTKQEKLEAFGRLLDIMDDLREKCPWDQKQTLESLRHLTLEETYELSDAILQNDLQEIKKELGDVLLHLVFYAKIGSEKESFDIADVINSLNEKLIFRHPHIYGDTEVKDEEEVKQNWEKLKLKEGNKSILGGVPKSLPSLVKAYRIQDKVKGIGFEFHDAEDAWKKVDEEIQEFHAETDLDKKEQELGDVFFSLINYARISGINPDSALERTNLKFISRFQKMEQLAAEADFKLGEMTLEEMDVLWEKAKRLQ
- a CDS encoding FUSC family protein, translated to MKVHNPTQNRLQYLLEFKQTERKWHFPVLAALCIGSCLFIGYFLGKPNYGSLSSLGALTILYFTSAPITQRMIHLVTCAFGMVFSFTISLFFGFNVYFSALSLGIVAFLAHFISSYFKIPPPGNFFFIMVAAMASTFKFDLEMIPTRVGLVAMGAILSCSFAFIYSVFVEKGKVVTIPRRAFSKRRYTKFVESTIIGIFMALTLIIGHVLKFNNTYWVSIAAIAIIQGRNFEHVRQRNMHRILGTFIGIGLAWLILLFDPEKIVTIVIITILQFIIELMVVRNYGLAVIFITPLTILLAETGSEIHHNVEH
- a CDS encoding IS5 family transposase, with translation MLGKIREDLQQNLFKTRLTELINMEHPVVKLAGEISWDKMESEFEKLFSENGRPSIAIRKIAGMLLLKEMFKESDESVIERWIENAYWQYFTGETFFQTEQPFDPSNFVHFRKRIGDKGLEFLLGQSVSLHPKAKTEDEVQVDTTVQEKNITFPTDAKLAKKVIDNCRKIAEKESVVQRQSYRRVSKQLLRDAFFGHHPRRQKKAKMARKKLRTIGKRVLRELERKLPKDVLKGYEDVFKIYLKALTQERTTKDKIYSLHEPQVACIAKGKSGKAYEFGTKVAVVRGRKTGIISSVKRFSGNPHDSKTLEESLAQSERVRKSVGGTRPTKATTDRGFKGIKEVEGTAILLPAKKEKTKYGQQVARLRFRARAAIEPCISHLKRNHSLGLNFLKGVAGDINNALLAGIGYNLKMRLNQIKQQILLWLELVLRIFLGKYNFQSQKTAF
- a CDS encoding IS5 family transposase, with translation MLGKIREDLQQNLFKTRLTELINMEHPVVKLAGEISWDKMESEFEKLFSENGRPSIAIRKIAGMLLLKEMFKESDESVIERWIENAYWQYFTGETFFQTEQPFDPSNFVHFRKRIGDKGLEFLLGQSVSLHPKAKTEDEVQVDTTVQEKNITFPTDAKLAKKVIDNCRKIAEKESVVQRQSYRRVSKQLLRDAFFGHHPRRQKKAKMARKKLRTIGKRVLRELERKLPKDVLKGYEDVFKIYLKALTQERTTKDKIYSLHEPQVACIAKGKSGKAYEFGTKVAVVRGRKTGIISSVKRFSGNPHDSKTLEESLAQSERVRKSVGGTRPTKATTDRGFKGIKEVEGTAILLPAKKEKTKYGQQVARLRFRARAAIEPCISHLKRNHSLGLNFLKGVAGDINNALLAGIGYNLKMRLNQIKQQILLWLELVLRIFLGKYNFQSQKTAF